The genomic segment ACAACGTAAATTGTGATACGGACAAAATTTGACCACCCTTGTCTAAAACAGAGAAGTTCATTTTGCCTTCCTCGTCTTCAAAAATTCGCAAGTTCGCAATTTTGTCTGCGATAAATTCTACTTCTTTTTCTGTGTCTTCATGCGTAATTCCTACCAGCAGCATTAACCCGTGATCAATTTGTCCGACGACTTCACCTGCTACGGTAACACTCGCTTCTCTCGTTCTTTGTACGACAACCCTCACACTGACTCATCCTTCCTGTTAGCTAAACAAGAACACCCAATCCACGAGGGATCAGGTGCTCAGTATCCGGCGAACCGAATAAATATCTTTGATGCGCTTAATGCGCTCTACTACTTTCAACAGATGATCCACATTGCTAATCGAGATGGTCATATGAATTGTTGCCACTCGATTTTTATCGGACTTGCCACTGACAGCCGCGATGTTCGTTTTTGTCTCTGCCACAACCTGCAATACATCGTTTAACAGTCCGCTCCGATCATTGCCCGTGATCTCGATCTCTACATGGAAATTATGTTTGAAATCGGTATCCCATTCGACATCAATCAGACGCTCTGTACATTCGTCTGTCAGTACGTTCGGACAGTCCAGTCGATGCACGGATACCCCACGACCTCTCGTAATGAAACCGATAATCTGGTCGCCTGGGACAGGTGTACAACAACGAGAAATACGGACGAGCAAATTATCCAAGCCACGGACTTTGACGCCAGACTCACTCTTGGCAGAACGATTTGCTGGGTTCGGTTTGACCTCAGGAATGGTCGGGTTTTGTTCTTCGCGCTCCCGACGGAGTTTGTCTAGGAGACGAGTCGCAATTTGCGAAGCCGTAATGCCGCCATAGCCGACTGCGGCAAACATGTCTTCTGCCCCTTGGAAATTAAACCGGGCTGCCGCTTCCTTCAGGTT from the Brevibacillus brevis genome contains:
- the dtd gene encoding D-aminoacyl-tRNA deacylase, which codes for MRVVVQRTREASVTVAGEVVGQIDHGLMLLVGITHEDTEKEVEFIADKIANLRIFEDEEGKMNFSVLDKGGQILSVSQFTLYGDCRKGRRPNFMAAARPEQAEPLYELFNAKLREKGLQVETGRFGAMMDVRLLNDGPVTLIVES